The following coding sequences are from one Saccharomyces eubayanus strain FM1318 chromosome VII, whole genome shotgun sequence window:
- the TOS8 gene encoding Tos8p gives MSRAMGTSIVDVNKNTELPPIQALFESLNMENELNAKANFEERRLYQTSPLFIPRTNSTAGCQVNPVPVASPVFFIGHSPMTIGQNNNAALNQSVHSFPVLYKTPDIASNGERDYIIAVGAPPTSSMAEYEHLPVYNHYQDQRQGQAYPVNSNHTVIGSYAMPQPVGISSNKVFSSSTNRKIATRPNTKPSVKEKRNKGHGKRSNLPGATVHILNKWLLEHINNPYPTLQEKRELLAQTGLTKLQISNWFINARRRKVFSGQNDINCFKRKFSSP, from the coding sequence ATGTCAAGAGCCATGGGCACTAGTATAGTAGACGTAAATAAAAACACGGAGCTACCCCCAATCCAAGCTTTGTTTGAGTCGCTGAACATGGAAAATGAATTGAATGCAAAGGCAAACTTCGAGGAGCGCCGGTTATACCAAACTAGCCCTTTGTTTATTCCTCGAACAAACAGCACAGCTGGTTGTCAAGTTAACCCAGTTCCAGTAGCATCCCCTGTGTTTTTTATTGGTCACTCTCCAATGACGATTGGCCAAAACAACAACGCTGCTCTTAATCAGAGCGTACATTCATTTCCGGTTTTATACAAAACTCCGGATATTGCGTCCAACGGCGAAAGAGACTATATAATTGCTGTTGGAGCACCTCCTACATCTTCGATGGCTGAGTATGAGCATCTGCCCGTCTATAATCATTACCAAGATCAGAGGCAAGGTCAAGCCTACCCTGTAAACTCAAACCACACAGTGATAGGCAGCTATGCGATGCCTCAGCCTGTTGGGATTTCCAGTAATAAGGTATTTTCTAGTAGCacaaatagaaaaataGCTACCAGGCCCAATACTAAACCATcagtaaaggaaaaaagaaacaaggGCCACGGGAAAAGATCAAATTTACCTGGAGCTACCGTTCatattttaaataaatGGTTACTAGAGCACATAAACAACCCATATCCAACCCTTCAGGAGAAAAGAGAACTCTTAGCGCAAACAGGTCTCACTAAACTCCAAATTTCAAACTGGTTTATCAACgctagaagaagaaaggtCTTCTCTGGCCAAAATGATATaaattgtttcaaaagGAAGTTTAGCTCTCCTTAA
- the RPL28 gene encoding 60S ribosomal protein uL15, whose translation MPSRFTKTRKHRGHVSAGKGRVGKHRKHPGGRGMAGGQHHHRINMDKYHPGYFGKVGMRYFHKQQAHFWKPVLNLDKLWTLIPEDKRDQYLKSASKESAPVIDTLAAGYGKILGKGRIPNVPVIVKARFVSKLAEEKIRAAGGVVELIA comes from the exons ATGCCTTCCAGATTCACTAAGACTAGAAAGCACAGAGGTCACGTCTCAG cCGGTAAAGGTCGTGTCGGTAAGCACAGAAAGCATCCCGGTGGTAGAGGTATGGCCGGTGGTCAACATCATCACAGAATTAACATGGATAAATACCATCCAGGTTACTTCGGTAAGGTCGGTATGAGATACTTCCACAAGCAACAAGCTCATTTCTGGAAGCCAGTCTTGAACTTGGACAAATTGTGGACTTTGATCCCAGAAGACAAGAGAGACCAATACTTGAAGTCTGCTTCCAAGGAATCTGCTCCAGTCATTGACACCTTGGCTGCCGGTTACGGTAAGATCTTGGGTAAGGGTAGAATTCCAAACGTCCCAGTTATCGTCAAGGCCAGATTTGTCTCCAAGTTGgctgaagaaaagatcagAGCTGCTGGTGGTGTTGTTGAATTGATCGCTTAA
- the VPS73 gene encoding putative sugar transporter: MNRMLSSASLLSNVNIPRKNENKLTKALFYAIIVASIGSIQFGYHLSELNAPQQVLSCSEFNIPSEGYPYDRTWLGKRGYKQCIPLNDEQIGIVTSVFCIGGILGSYFAASLANIYGRKFSSLMNCTLNIIGSLIIFNSNSYRSLIIGRILVGISCGALIVIIPLFIKEVAPSGWEGLLGTMTQICIRLGVLLTQGVALPLTDSYRWRWILFGSFLLAVLNLFMWFKVDESPKWLLAHGRVIDAKSSLCNLRGGTFEEAAQEIQQWQQQIESGDSLIEPTTTNSISGSNSLWKYLRDESNFKARHVITILLFGQQFCGINSIVLYGTKIISQLYPQNAIKINFSISLVNVLVTILVSLLIYSFPRKPLLMTSTISVSIAAFIMGMAMNYNKMNLLIVFSFIYMGVFTMGLNPLPFIIMREISSPQDMVLAQRYGTICNWVGTFIVAYTFPIIHDILSGYVFVIFAVIAASMSVYIWKRVPETKKHGAHYNDIRVSH; encoded by the coding sequence ATGAATAGAATGCTATCTAGTGCGTCTTTACTGTCCAATGTTAACATACCGAGGAAAAACGAGAATAAACTAACAAAGGCCTTGTTTTATGCAATTATCGTGGCCTCAATTGGTTCAATACAGTTCGGTTACCATTTATCAGAACTGAATGCTCCTCAGCAGGTGCTCTCATGTTCAGAGTTTAACATACCTTCGGAGGGCTACCCTTACGATCGAACGTGGTTGGGGAAGCGAGGATATAAGCAATGCATACCACTGAACGATGAACAAATCGGTATCGTGACCTCCGTCTTTTGTATTGGAGGTATATTGGGTTCTTATTTTGCCGCTAGTTTGGCAAACATTTACGGTAGGAAGTTCTCAAGTTTAATGAATTGCACACTAAATATTATCGGCTCTCTGATTATTTTCAACTCAAATAGCTACAGGAGTTTGATTATTGGAAGGATCCTCGTGGGAATATCGTGTGGCGCTTTGATTGTTATTATACCCCTTTTCATAAAAGAGGTTGCTCCAAGTGGTTGGGAAGGCCTATTAGGTACGATGACTCAAATCTGCATTAGACTGGGCGTCTTATTGACACAAGGAGTTGCCCTCCCACTCACGGATTCGTATCGTTGGAGGTGGATTTTGTTTGGTAGCTTCCTTCTCGCAGTACTAAATCTTTTCATGTGGTTCAAAGTAGATGAATCACCGAAGTGGTTGCTAGCACATGGTAGAGTTATCGATGCCAAGTCTTCCTTATGCAATTTACGTGGTGGCACTTTTGAGGAAGCCGCACAAGAAATACAGCAATGGCAACAACAGATTGAATCTGGAGATTCATTAATTGAGCCTACCACTACGAATTCTATTAGCGGTTCAAACTCATTATGGAAATATTTGAGAGACGAAAGCAATTTYAAGGCTCGTCATGTTATCactattttattatttggcCAACAGTTCTGCGGTATAAACTCCATTGTGCTTTATGGAACCAAGATAATCAGTCAACTCTATCCTCAAAATGCAATAAAGATAAACTTCTCTATTAGTTTGGTAAACGTTTTAGTGACCATACTGGTATCTTTACTGATTTATAGTTTCCCACGTAAACCACTTTTGATGACGTCCACCATTTCAGTCTCCATTGCCGCCTTCATAATGGGTATGGCAATGAATTATAACAAAATGAATCTGTTAATAGTATTTTCGTTCATATACATGGGGGTCTTCACGATGGGGTTAAATCCGTTGCCGTTCATAATAATGAGAGAAATTTCCAGCCCTCAAGACATGGTCCTTGCTCAAAGATACGGTACCATCTGCAATTGGGTAGGAACTTTCATCGTTGCATATACTTTCCCGATTATTCACGACATTCTCTCAGGTTAtgtttttgtaatttttgcTGTCATAGCTGCTTCAATGAGTGTCtacatttggaaaagggtCCCAGAGACTAAGAAACATGGAGCCCACTATAATGACATACGGGTCAGTCATTGA
- the SRM1 gene encoding Ran guanyl-nucleotide exchange factor yields MAKRTNIANGGSQDGHRVKKMSKTHASHIINTQEDYKHMYLSVQPLDIFCWGSGSMCELGLGPLAKNKEVKRPRLNPFLPRDEAKIISFAVGGMHTLALDENSNVWSWGCNDVGALGRDTSGVTEQLKDMDADNSSDDEDGDLNESESTPAKIPRELFPPLAEGYSIIQLAATDNMSCALFSNGEVYAWGTFRCNEGILGFYQEKIKIQNTPWKVPTFSKYDIVQLAPGKDHILFLDEEGMVFAWGNGQQNQLGRKVMERFRLKTLDPRPFGLRHVKYIASGENHCFALTKDNKLVSWGLNQFGQCGVSENVEDGALVTKPLKVALPENVVVRSIAAGEHHSLVLSQDGDLYSFGRLDMFEIGIPKNDLPEYTYKDVHNKARSVPLPTKLKGVPKFKTVAAGSHHSVAVAQNGIAYSWGFGETYAVGLGPSDEDTEIPTRIKNTATQDHNIILAGCGGQFSVSGGVKLSDEEAEKRADEMDD; encoded by the coding sequence ATGGCTAAAAGAACGAACATCGCAAATGGGGGTTCCCAGGATGGCCACCGAGTTAAGAAAATGTCGAAGACTCACGCCTCTCACATCATAAACACCCAAGAAGACTACAAGCATATGTACTTGAGTGTTCAGCCGttggatattttttgttgggGTTCTGGTTCTATGTGTGAACTTGGCTTGGGCCCACTCGCCAAGAACAAGGAAGTTAAAAGACCAAGGTTGAATCCATTTTTGCCTCGCGATGAGGCAAAGatcatttcttttgcaGTCGGCGGTATGCACACATTAGCACTCGACGAGAACAGCAATGTGTGGTCTTGGGGCTGCAACGATGTGGGCGCCTTGGGTAGGGACACTTCTGGTGTCACGGAGCAACTAAAGGACATGGATGCTGATAATTCAagtgatgacgaagatggtGATCTGAACGAGTCAGAATCCACTCCAGCTAAAATTCCTAGAGAACTTTTCCCGCCTTTAGCAGAAGGTTACAGTATTATACAATTGGCAGCTACAGATAACATGAGTTGTGCCTTATTCAGTAATGGTGAAGTGTATGCATGGGGTACTTTCCGTTGTAATGAAGGTATCCTAGGGTtctaccaagaaaaaattaaaattcaaaacacTCCATGGAAAGTGCCTACTTTTTCTAAGTACGATATTGTTCAACTGGCTCCTGGCAAGGACCACATTCTTTTCCTAGACGAAGAAGGTATGGTATTTGCTTGGGGTAACGGTCAGCAAAATCAATtaggaagaaaagttatGGAAAGGTTTCGCCTAAAGACTTTAGATCCAAGACCGTTCGGATTAAGACATGTCAAGTACATTGCATCGGGGGAAAATCATTGTTTTGCTTTGACAAAGGATAACAAGTTAGTCAGTTGGGGGTTGAACCAATTTGGTCAGTGCGGTGTCTCAGAGAACGTGGAAGATGGTGCACTTGTTACTAAACCACTAAAGGTAGCATTGCCCGAGAATGTTGTAGTAAGAAGTATTGCTGCTGGTGAACACCATTCCCTGGTCTTATCTCAAGACGGCGATTTGTACTCTTTTGGTAGATTGGACATGTTTGAAATTGGTATTCCAAAAAACGATTTACCTGAATATACTTATAAAGACGTTCACAATAAGGCCCGTTCCGTGCCACTTCCAACAAAATTGAAAGGTGTTCCCAAGTTCAAAACTGTTGCAGCAGGTTCTCACCATTCGGTTGCTGTTGCCCAAAATGGTATTGCCTATTCTTGGGGGTTCGGCGAAACCTACGCCGTTGGATTAGGGCCTTCTGATGAGGATACCGAAATTCCAACTAGAATCAAAAATACCGCAACTCAGGATCATAACATCATTTTGGCCGGATGCGGCGGTCAATTTTCTGTATCTGGTGGGGTAAAACTGTCTGACGAAGAAGCCGAAAAAAGAGCCGACGAAATGGATGACTAA
- the USE1 gene encoding SNAP receptor USE1, producing the protein MAIWHAIVGLLGERKYALNVTSSLIEPQKGEENLKAKVNREELTIIHNTTIISHSCKHMMAEVSNDPLLTYVLNSKQLTNLDRLRKKAVTKQLELSAGHKNSEEFSKYQNIYQTEAFECLQNKHDTHKIMECQYESYQRNCKTKRYSIDLDSVHATDAYPQEDDPNGDFLERNEDDEGVKELRKRLLGKQQSNNLGHDSVKSVDRQIEDQDNLQQDLIQDMSKLVGSLKQGAVAFQSALDEDKQVLGAAEIGIQVASQGLMDVSGKLRKYDKSKLSYLFYITVFIFMILGLMLTFIIIQLFPAL; encoded by the coding sequence ATGGCAATATGGCACGCCATTGTAGGGCTGTTGGGCGAGAGAAAATATGCACTAAACGTTACAAGCTCTCTCATTGAACCCCAAAAGGGAGAAGAGAATTTGAAAGCAAAGGTTAATAGAGAAGAGTTGACTATCATTCATAATACAACTATAATATCCCACTCTTGCAAACACATGATGGCTGAAGTATCTAATGATCCACTTTTGACCTATGTTTTGAACAGCAAACAGTTAACAAATTTAGATCGTCTACGAAAGAAGGCAGTTACAAAACAATTGGAATTAAGTGCGGGGCATAAGAATTCAGAGGAGTTTTCAAAGTATCAAAATATCTATCAAACAGAAGCATTCGAGTGTCTACAAAATAAGCATGATACACacaaaataatggaatGTCAGTACGAATCATACCAGAGAAattgcaaaacaaaaagataCAGTATTGACCTAGACTCTGTACATGCAACAGACGCGTATCCACAAGAGGACGATCCAAATGGGGATTtccttgaaagaaatgaggatgatgaaggTGTTAAGGAATTGAGGAAAAGGTTATTAGGAAAACAGCAAAGCAACAATTTAGGGCATGACTCTGTTAAATCAGTAGACAGGCAAATTGAAGATCAAGATAACTTGCAACAAGACTTAATTCAAGATATGAGTAAGCTTGTTGGGAGCCTGAAGCAGGGCGCTGTGGCATTTCAATCAGCacttgatgaagataagCAAGTTCTTGGGGCCGCAGAAATTGGTATTCAAGTTGCATCGCAAGGTCTGATGGACGTTAGTGGTaaattgagaaaatatGACAAGAGCAAACTGAGTTATCTATTTTACATTAcagttttcattttcatgaTCCTCGGTTTGATGCTAACATTTATAATAATTCAGCTCTTTCCAGCGCTCTGA
- the SEH1 gene encoding Seh1p, producing the protein MQPFDSGHDDLVHDVVYDFYGRHVATCSSDQHIKVFKLDKETSNWELSDSWRAHDSSIVAIDWASPEYGRIIASASYDKTVKLWEEDPDQEECSGRRWNRLCTLNDSKGSLYSVKFAPAHLGLKLACIGNDGTLRIYDALEPSDLRSWTLTSEIKVLSIPPANHLQSDFCLSWCPSRFSPEKLAVSSLEQAIIYQRGKDGKLHIAARLPGHKSLIRSVSWAPSIGRWYQLIATGCKDGKIRIFKITEKLLGAMTSEESSSNSNLFDNGTDVDMDGQIRPSSNNEEKGELQSSLEVELLSEHDDHNGEVWSVSWNLTGTILSSAGDDGKVRLWKATYSNEFKCMSVITAQQ; encoded by the coding sequence ATGCAACCTTTTGATAGTGGGCACGATGATCTGGTTCATGATGTCGTTTATGACTTTTATGGTAGACATGTGGCAACCTGCTCTTCCGATCAGCATattaaagttttcaaattggaTAAGGAAACAAGCAATTGGGAGCTAAGTGACTCCTGGAGAGCTCATGACAGTAGCATTGTCGCCATTGATTGGGCAAGTCCAGAATACGGGCGCATTATTGCATCAGCCTCTTATGATAAAACAGTAAAGTTATGGGAAGAAGACCCTGACCAAGAAGAATGCTCAGGTCGTCGTTGGAACAGACTGTGTACTTTGAATGATTCCAAAGGATCGCTCTACAGTGTAAAATTTGCACCCGCACATTTAGGTTTAAAATTAGCATGCATAGGTAACGATGGAACGCTCAGAATTTACGATGCTTTAGAACCTTCTGACTTGAGATCATGGACATTAACATCAGAAATCAAAGTGCTATCTATACCACCAGCAAACCACCTACAGTCTGACTTTTGTCTCTCTTGGTGTCCTTCTAGATTTTCTCCTGAAAAGCTTGCAGTATCTTCATTGGAGCAAGCGATTATTTACCAAAGAGGCAAAGATGGTAAACTGCATATTGCAGCAAGACTTCCCGGTCATAAAAGTTTAATAAGAAGTGTAAGCTGGGCTCCTTCCATTGGCAGATGGTATCAACTGATTGCCACAGGTTGCAAAGATGGTAAGATTcgcattttcaaaatcacaGAAAAGTTATTAGGTGCTATGACTTCAGAGGAGTCTTCTAGCAACTCAAACTTATTCGACAACGGTACTGATGTCGACATGGATGGACAAATAAGGCCAAGTTCAAACAACGAAGAGAAGGGCGAACTACAATCAAGCTTGGAGGTTGAACTATTAAGTGAACATGATGACCATAACGGCGAAGTCTGGTCTGTGTCTTGGAACTTAACAGGTACAATACTAAGTAGCGCTGGCGACGACGGGAAGGTGCGTTTATGGAAAGCAACCTATTCGAATGAATTTAAGTGTATGTCTGTAATTACTGCCCAACAATga
- the VPS45 gene encoding Vps45p, giving the protein MNLFDVADYYINKIVTSRSKLSVAKVNEHQRIKVLLLDNNTTPTISLCATQSDLLKQEIYLVDKIENEEREVSRHLRCLVYVKPTEGTLQCLLRELRNPRYGEYQIFFNNIVSKSQLERLAESDDMEAVTKVEEIFQDFFILNQDLFSLDLQPKDFLSNTLVWSEPGLTECSNSLVSVLLSLKIKPEIRFEGASKLCERLAKEVSYEIGKNERTFFDFPVMDSTPILLILDRKTDPITPLLQPWTYQSMINEYIGVKRNIVDLSKVPKIDKDLEKVTLSSKQDAFFRDTMYLNFGELGDKVKQYVTTYKDKTQTNSQINTIEDIKNFIEKYPEFRKLSGNVAKHMAIVGELDRQLKIRNIWEVSEIEQNLSSHDANEEDFSELIKLLQSETVDKYYKLKLACIYSLNNHANSDKIRQLVELLTQDFSPEDVNFFHRFKSLFNRHDKKAQSNHDKDDILSELARRFNSKMSSKSNTAENVYMQHIPEISSLLTELSKNTLSRDRFKTVDIQNHGMTQTQFRNDIPQDVILFFVGGVTYEEARLVHEFNETMNSRMRVVLGGTSIVSTNQYMDSLRAMK; this is encoded by the coding sequence atgaaccTTTTTGATGTTGCTGATTACTATATAAACAAGATCGTGACGTCCCGGTCAAAATTGAGCGTGGCTAAAGTCAACGAGCACCAACGAATTAAGGTTTTACTGCTAGATAACAACACCACTCCTACCATATCCTTATGTGCTACTCAAAGTGACTTGCTAAAGCAAGAAATATACTTAGTTGATAAGATAGAAAACGAAGAGCGTGAGGTCTCGAGGCATTTAAGATGCTTGGTCTACGTTAAACCCACAGAAGGAACGTTGCAGTGCCTCTTGCGTGAGTTACGAAATCCTCGCTATGGTGaatatcaaattttcttcaataatataGTTTCGAAATCTCAATTGGAAAGGCTAGCGGAATCTGATGACATGGAGGCAGTCACCAAGGTGGAAGAAATATTTcaggatttttttattttaaatCAGGATTTATTTTCGTTGGATTTGCAACCGAAGGACTTTTTAAGTAACACATTGGTTTGGAGTGAGCCAGGGCTAACAGAATGTAGTAATAGTCTAGTATCCGTGCTTTTGTCTCTAAAAATTAAACCAGAAATTAGGTTCGAAGGTGCCAGTAAACTGTGTGAAAGGTTAGCCAAAGAAGTGTCTTATGAAATTGGCAAGAATGAGAGGACATTTTTCGATTTCCCAGTGATGGACTCTACTCCTATTTTGCTGATTTTAGACCGTAAAACTGATCCTATAACTCCTTTATTGCAACCTTGGACTTATCAATCAATGATCAACGAGTATATAGGTGTTAAGCGAAATATTGTTGATCTATCAAAGGTACCTAAAATCGATAAAGATCTAGAAAAGGTCACCTTATCCTCCAAACAAGACGCTTTCTTCAGAGACACCATGTACTTAAATTTCGGGGAGTTGGGTGACAAAGTAAAACAATACGTGACCACTTACAAAGATAAGACACAAACAAATAGTCAAATAAATACCATtgaagatatcaaaaactTCATTGAGAAATATCCTGAGTTCAGGAAACTGTCTGGAAATGTGGCAAAGCATATGGCTATAGTTGGCGAACTAGATAGGCAATTAAAGATAAGAAATATATGGGAGGTTAGTGAAATAGAACAAAACTTATCTTCACATGATGCgaacgaagaagatttttctGAATTGATCAAGCTACTTCAAAGTGAAACTGTGGATAAGTACTACAAGCTAAAGCTTGCATGTATTTATTCTCTAAATAACCATGCCAATTCAGATAAAATTCGCCAACTGGTTGAGCTTTTAACGCAGGATTTCTCTCCGGAAGACgtcaattttttccacAGATTCAAATCGCTCTTCAACCGTCACGATAAAAAGGCCCAAAGTAATCATGACAAAGACGATATACTAAGTGAACTGGCAAGGAGATTTAACAGTAAAATGAGCTCTAAAAGTAACACAGCTGAAAATGTATACATGCAACATATCCCGGAAATCTCATCATTGCTAACAGAGCTCTCCAAAAACACACTGTCCAGAGATCGTTTTAAAACGGTAGATATTCAAAACCATGGGATGACCCAAACTCAGTTCAGAAATGACATACCTCAGGATgtcattttattttttgttggagGTGTAACTTATGAGGAAGCAAGGTTGGTTCATGAATTTAATGAAACGATGAATAGCAGAATGAGAGTTGTCTTAGGTGGCACATCTATAGTGTCTACTAATCAATATATGGACTCCCTTCGGGCAATGAAATAG
- the LSG1 gene encoding ribosome biogenesis GTPase LSG1: MPPKEAPKKWKAPKGPKPNHRKNKNKLELGRAIKYARQKENSIEYLPDGEMRFTTDKHEANWVKLRSVTQESALDEFLSTAALADKDFTADRHSSVKIIRMDSGDDSATSQGFSLTNEQRGTLNAKQRALSKDLIVPRRPAWDEDMTKLQLDRQEKEAFLEWRRKLAHLQESNEDLLLTPFERNIEVWKQLWRVVERSDLVVQIVDARDPLLFRSVDLERYVKESDERKENLLLVNKADLLTKKQRITWAKYFISKNISFTFYSALRANQLLELQKELGDDYKEQEIEEADEEELDVDEEILEKVKILSIDQLEELFLSKAPKEPLLPPLPGQSSLINIGLVGYPNVGKSSTINSLVGAKKVSVSSTPGKTKHFQTIKLSDSVMLCDCPGLVFPNFAYNKGELVCNGVLPIDQLRDYIGPAGLVAERIPKYYIEAIYGIHIQTKSKDEGGNGEIPTAQELLVAYARARGYMTQGYGSADESRASRYILKDYVNGKLLYINPPPHLEDDTPYTREESEEFNKELYVFDRLPETRKEQVQSAAKAKGITVVDLARDLNQLTFSAHTGGDIEKEAKSVTHGGKQAALYNAAEDLDRDFFRMNNVEGRLSTPFHKIQNNTDGKRHNKKNKSKNAKSKVFSIDNN; the protein is encoded by the coding sequence ATGCCACCAAAAGAAGCTCCTAAGAAATGGAAGGCGCCAAAAGGGCCAAAACCTAATCACCgcaagaataaaaataagcTTGAGTTGGGAAGAGCCATTAAATATGCCcgtcaaaaagaaaactctATCGAATATCTACCTGATGGTGAAATGAGGTTCACTACCGATAAGCATGAAGCTAACTGGGTCAAATTAAGATCTGTGACTCAGGAATCGGCTTTGGATGAGTTTTTAAGTACAGCTGCACTAGCAGATAAGGATTTCACAGCTGATAGGCACTCAAGTGTCAAAATCATTAGAATGGATAGTGGTGATGATTCCGCAACGTCTCAAGGATTTTCTCTAACTAATGAGCAACGTGGTACCCTAAATGCAAAGCAGAGGGCACTCTCCAAAGATTTAATTGTTCCAAGAAGACCTGCCTGGGATGAGGACATGACAAAGCTTCAACTGGATagacaagaaaaggagGCATTTTTGGAgtggagaagaaaattagCACATTTGCAAGAAAGCAATGAAGATCTGCTGTTAACACCTTTCGAAAGAAATATTGAAGTTTGGAAGCAATTATGGAGAGTGGTTGAAAGATCAGATTTGGTTGTTCAAATTGTGGATGCTAGAGATCCTTTATTGTTTAGATCTGTCGATTTAGAAAGATATGTCAAAGAATCAgatgaaagaaaggaaaatttaCTGTTAGTCAATAAAGCCGATTtattaacaaaaaaacagcgTATCACTTGGGCCAAGTactttatttcaaaaaatatctcGTTCACATTCTATTCTGCATTGAGAGCCAACCAACTGTTGGAATTACAAAAGGAACTGGGAGATGATTacaaagagcaagaaattgaagaagctgatgaggaagaattagatgttgatgaagaaattttggaaaaagttAAAATTTTGTCTATTGATCAATTGGAAGAActatttttatcaaaggCACCAAAAGAACCTTTACTGCCACCTTTGCCTGGCCAATCCTCTTTGATTAATATTGGTTTGGTTGGTTATCCAAATGTTGGTAAATCTTCCACAATCAATTCCCTTGTAGGTGCCAAGAAAGTTTCAGTTTCATCCACGCCTGGTAAAACCAAGCATTTCCAAACCATCAAATTATCTGATTCGGTCATGCTATGTGATTGTCCCGGTCTTgtctttccaaattttgcCTACAACAAAGGTGAACTTGTATGTAACGGTGTTTTGCCGATCGATCAGTTGCGTGATTACATCGGCCCAGCAGGTTTGGTAGCAGAAAGAATACCTAAGTACTACATTGAAGCTATCTATGGTATTCACATTCAAACCAAATCTAAGGATGAAGGTGGGAATGGAGAAATTCCAACTGCTCAAGAACTGTTAGTTGCGTACGCAAGAGCACGTGGTTACATGACTCAAGGTTACGGTTCAGCCGATGAATCGAGAGCAAGTCGTTATATATTGAAAGATTACGTCAACGGGAAATTACTGTATATCAATCCTCCACCTCATCTTGAAGACGATACGCCTTACACCAGAgaagaaagtgaagaatttAACAAGGAACTGTATGTCTTTGACAGGCTACCGGAAACCAGAAAAGAGCAAGTGCAAAGTGCTGCCAAAGCTAAAGGTATCACTGTTGTGGATTTAGCTCGTGATTTGAATCAACTGACATTCTCTGCTCATACTGGTGGTGACATTGAGAAGGAAGCGAAATCTGTCACACATGGTGGTAAGCAAGCCGCGTTATACAATGCTGCTGAAGACTTGGATAGAGATTTTTTCAGGATGAACAACGTCGAAGGTAGATTAAGTACGCCATTCcacaaaattcaaaataataCGGATGGTAAGAGacacaacaaaaaaaataagagcAAAAATGCCAAGAGCAAGGTTTTCAGCATTGATAACAACTAA
- the YGK1 gene encoding 5'-deoxynucleotidase produces MYINKGFEKKTDKQTNKKQNILQKSKDRRNRMTMKNIWKPEENIPANILAVLSKPHPNYQLAFLNIVQLLKTQRRTGWVDHDIDPCESISDHMYRMGLTSMLITNKDIDRNKCIRIALVHDFAESLVGDITPNDPMTKEEKHRREFETVKYLCETVIKPCSETASKEILDDWLAYEKQTCLEGRYVKDIDKYEMLVQCFEYEQKYNGKKDLEQFWSAISDIKTEEVKGWTQRLLEDRKAFFDSLKK; encoded by the coding sequence atgtatataaacaaagggtttgagaagaaaacagataaacaaacaaataaaaagcaaaacatccttcaaaaatcaaaagatcGAAGGAACAGAATGACTATGAAGAATATTTGGAAGccagaagaaaacattCCTGCAAATATTCTAGCGGTTCTTTCGAAACCTCATCCCAATTATCAGTTAGCGTTCTTAAACATCGTTCAACTTCTGAAAACGCAAAGGAGAACAGGTTGGGTTGACCATGATATCGATCCATGTGAAAGTATATCCGATCACATGTATAGAATGGGCTTAACTTCCATGTTGATTACGAACAAAGATATAGATCGTAACAAATGTATCAGAATTGCCCTCGTTCATGATTTCGCGGAGTCACTTGTGGGTGACATAACTCCTAATGACCCCATGACGAAGGAGGAGAAACATCGCAGAGAGTTTGAAACTGTCAAGTACTTATGTGAGACCGTGATTAAACCGTGTAGTGAAACTGCATCGAAGGAAATCCTTGATGATTGGTTAGCATACGAAAAACAGACATGTTTGGAAGGGAGATATGTCAAAGATATCGATAAGTATGAAATGCTGGTACAATGTTTTGAGTATGAACAGAAGTATAATGGTaagaaagatttggaaCAATTTTGGAGCGCCATCAGTGACATTAAGACAGAGGAAGTCAAAGGATGGACCCAGCGTCTATTAGAAGACCGAAAAGCATTTTTTGatagtttgaaaaagtaa